A window of the Zeugodacus cucurbitae isolate PBARC_wt_2022May chromosome 2, idZeuCucr1.2, whole genome shotgun sequence genome harbors these coding sequences:
- the LOC105208446 gene encoding LOW QUALITY PROTEIN: uncharacterized protein LOC105208446 (The sequence of the model RefSeq protein was modified relative to this genomic sequence to represent the inferred CDS: inserted 2 bases in 1 codon; deleted 2 bases in 2 codons; substituted 1 base at 1 genomic stop codon) has product MSTNFSINGKIYNITLSSLPADITLNTFIREHAGLTGTKYMCQEGGCGVCICVVTGKHPITGNIRTWTVNSCLTLLNTCRDWDITTTEGIGNKNVGYHPIQTRLAKMNGTQCGFCSPGFVMNMYGLLKSKGGNVTMKEVENSFGGNICRCTGYRPILDSMKSFAVDSTIAVPTECQDIEDINNIVCTKSSNLCQGSCTRSSIKYKDGCHWSWPKSIAEVFSSIEKLQNNKYILVAGNTATGVFRRDPSINTFIDVNGVAKLRQHSITPKAITLGGNLSLTDTMSIFEEAANMKGYEYCEQLWKHFDLIANIPVRNMGTLAGNLIMKYYHKDFPSDVYIVFEALNAQVVLQENAVEEKTLINMQDIPGKNTITGDEPVIGKXEELFVSGTIKYHNQPIGLIVAESNATANVSAVSXLVKITYDCKEVEVLPTLHDVINSGCSDRINHTVKSLIENLNVEEKYDVRGSGKLDLGLQYHFFLEPHTAVVIPFEGGLEEKLYEFTDNYKLDGFMIITDSPSNTPCRGPGSVEGIAMIENVIEHISFETGLDPVDVRKANLIPGHKMDQMIEHFIQSTHYKMRKQKVKTFNENNRWRKKGLGITIMEYHIGYFGQFPATLAIYHRDGTVVISHGGIEMGQGMNTKIEELASLQLGIPVNMIRFEGSNTINGANGIVTGGSIGSKTLCYAVRKCCNTINERLKNVRESLKNPSWLEIIQTAYNKHISLIVSEDCKANDMDPYTVCALGLVEVEVDILTGNYHLTRVDILENAGESLNPNVDIGQIEGAFMMGIGYWTSEEIVVDKNTGELQTNCTWNYKPPGAKDMPIDFRIEMLAGSPNVAGFMRSKATGEPAICLGIAVGFALQEALQSSRSDAGLSKKWIPLTAPMTPERVLLHSGTDYSMLHLNYT; this is encoded by the exons atgtcaactaatttttcaattaatggcAAAATTTACAATA TTACCCTATCCAGTCTACCAGCGGATATaactttaaatacttttattcgTGAACATGCGGGACTCACAGGTACAAAATATATGTGCCAAGAGGGCGGTTGCGGTGTATGTATTTGCGTTGTTACGGGAAAACATCCGATTACTGGAAATATACGAACATGGACTGTCAACTCT TGTTTGACATTGCTGAATACGTGCAGAGATTGGGACATAACAACTACGGAAGGCATTGGTAATAAGAATGTTGGCTACCATCCGATTCAGACACGTTTGGCCAAAATGAATGGCACTCAATGTGGTTTCTGTTCGCCTGGATTCGTAATGAATATGTATGGTTTATTGAAATCTAAGGGTGGCAATGTTACTATGAAAGAGGTGGAAAACTCTTTCGGAGGCAACATTTGTCGCTGTACTGGATACCGACCTATATTAGACTCTATGAAGTCTTTTGCAGTCGATAGCACAATTGCAGTTCCTACAGAGTGTCAGGATATTGAAGACATCAATAATATAGTATGTACTAAGTCTTCAAACCTGTGCCAAGGTTCTTGTACCCGATcgtcaataaaatataaggacGGTTGTCATTGGTCTTGGCCCAAGTCAATCGCTGAAGTCTTCTCATCTatcgaaaaattacaaaataacaaatatatattggtTGCTGGTAATACTGCTACTGGTGTTTTCCGACGTGATCCCTCTATTAACACATTTATCGATGTCAATGGTGTAGCTAAACTTAGACAACACAGTATTACTCCAAAAGCCATTACATTAGGCGGTAACTTAAGTTTAACAGATACAATGTCAATATTTGAGGAGGCAGCTAACATGAAAGGATATGAATATTGTGAGCAACTGTGGAAGCACTTTGATTTGATTGCAAATATACCAGTACGAAAT atgGGTACCTTAGCAGGTAATCTTATCATGAAGTACTATCATAAAGATTTTCCATCCGATGTATACATCGTATTTGAAGCACTAAATGCTCAAGTGGTACTTCAAGAAAATGCTGTGGAAGAAAAAACACTTATTAACATGC AAGATATTCCAGGAAAAAACACAATTACTGGTGATGAACCAGTAATTGGAAA CGAAGAATTATTTGTAAGTGGTACAATTAAATATCACAATCAACCAATCGGATTAATAGTAGCAGAGTCAAATGCCACTGCTAACGTTTCAGCTGTTAGTTAGTTAGTAAAAATCACTTATGATTGCAAAGAAGTTGAAGTTTTACCCACTCTTCATGATGTTATCAACAGTGGCTGCTCTGATAGAATCAATCATACGGTTAAGTCACTTATAGAAAATCTAAATGTTGAAGAAAAATATGATGTACGTGGCTCGGGAAAATTGGATTTGGGCCTGCAATACCATTTTTTCTTGGAACCACATACCGCCGTAGTTATTCCTTTTGAAGGTGGATTGGAGGAAAAATTG TATGAATTTACTGATAATTACAAATTAGATGGATTTATGATTATAACTGATTCACCCAGTAACACACCCTGCCGAGGGCCTGGTTCCGTCGAAGGAATTGCAATGATTGAAAACGTTATCGAacatatttcttttgaaacaggACTAGACCCAGTCGACGTACGTAAAGCTAATTTAATTCCTGGTCATAAAATGGATCAAATGATAGAACACTTTATACAATCAACTCATTACAAAATGCGAAAGCAGAAAGTTAAAACCTTTAATGAGAATAATCGCTGGCGAAAGAAAGGTCTGGGAATCACCATCATGGAGTACCACATTGGCTACTTTGGACAATTCCCTGCTACTTTAGCCATTTATCATCGTGATGGCACAGTAGTCATTTCACATGGTGGTATTGAAATGGGTCAAGGTATGAATACGAAAATTGAAGAATTAGCGTCTCTTCAATTAGGAATACCAGTGAATATGATTCGATTCGAAGGTAGTAATACTATTAATGGTGCTAATGGCATTGTGACGGGAGGATCTATTGGCAGCAAAACACTCTGCTAT gcGGTTCGCAAATGCTGCAATACAATTAATGAACGTTTAAAAAATGTACGGGAATCCCTTAAAAATCCGTCATGGTTAGAAATAATACAAACAGCTTACAATAAACACATTAGTTTGATTGTAAGCGAAGATTGTAAGGCCAACGACATGGATCCCTATACTGTTTGTGCTCTAGGTCTAGTTGAAGTGGAAGTCGACATACTTACCGGAAATTATCATCTTACTCGGGTGGATATTTTGGAAAATGCTGGTGAGAGTCTGAATCCAAATGTAGATATTGGACAAATTGAGGGAGCATTCATGATGGGTATCGGCTATTGGACTTCTGAAGAAATAGTTGTTGATAAAAATACTGGGGAACTGCAGACCAACTGTACATGGAACTATAAACCCCCCGGAGCTAAAGACATGCCAATAGATTTTCGCATTGAGATGTTAGCCGGCAGCCCAAACGTAGCTGGCTTTATGCGATCTAAGG caACTGGTGAGCCAGCAATTTGTTTGGGAATAGCTGTAGGTTTTGCTTTACAGGAGGCCTTACAGTCTTCCCGTTCGGATGCTGGTTTATCGAAAAAGTGGATACCGTTAACTGCGCCTATGACGCCAGAGCGAGTTTTGTTACATTCAGGTACCGATTACAGCATGTTGCATCTGAATTATACTTAA
- the LOC105208445 gene encoding glycogen [starch] synthase, translated as MNRRFSRVESGADLKDFFDRGDIASRENRWNFEIAWEVANKVGGIYTVIRSKAYVSTEEMGEQLCLMGPYKEHCARTEMEDIEFPRGNPLLDAVNTMRTRGYKIHTGRWLVDGNPQLILFDIGSGAWKLDQFKSELWEKCHVGVPHLDVETNDAIILGFMIAEFLEEFRNRALEYSSNHELQTPRIVAHFHEWQAGVGLIALRTRHVEIATVFTTHATLLGRYLCAGNTDFYNNLDKFAVDEEAGKRQIYHRYCIERAATHLSHVFTTVSEITGYEAEHLLKRKPDIITPNGLNVKKFSAIHEFQNLHAVAKEKINEFVRGHFYGHMDFDLDKTLYFFIAGRYEFGNKGADIFIESLARLNAMLKHEKPDTTVVAFLIFPTKVNNFNVDSLRGHAVIKQLRDTINNVQNSIGKRMFDSCVKGHIPSPDELLTKDDLVKIKRCMFAMQRDSMPPVTTHNIVDDWNDPVLSAIRRCNLFNSVHDRVKMVFHPEFLTSTNPLFGIDYEEFVRGCHLGVFPSYYEPWGYTPAECTVMGIPSITTNLSGFGCFMNEHICDPKSYGIYIVDRRYIGLENSVQQLSGFMMEFSRLNRRQRIIQRNRTERLSDLLDWRTLGIYYRQARVKALQAVYPDYVDEGSLYSSRSTLNFSRPFSEPPSPTSSRHTTPAPSVHGSDDEDSVDDEKELKELGIK; from the exons ATGAATCGGCGATTTTCTCGAGTAGAGTCCGGTGCGGACTTAAAAGATTTCTTTGACCGTGGTGACATTGCATCCAGAGAAAATCGATGGAATTTTGAAATAGCATGGGAGGTGGCTAATAAAGTTGGAGGTATCTACACAGTCATACGCTCCAAAGCATATGTCTCTACAGAAGAAATGGGTGAGCAGCTATGTCTCATGGGTCCTTACAAAGAGCATTGTGCACGCACAGAAATGGAGGATATAGAATTTCCACGCGGTAATCCACTGCTAGATGCAGTAAATACTATGAGAACGCGGggttataaaatacatacaggTCGTTGGTTGGTCGACGGTAACCCGCAACTCATATTATTTGATATCGGGTCAGGTGCATGGAAATTAGATCAATTCAAATCAGAGTTATGGGAAAAGTGTCATGTTG gTGTACCACATTTAGATGTTGAGACAAACGATGCGATTATATTAGGCTTTATGATTGCTGAATTTCTTGAAGAG TTTCGAAATCGTGCTTTAGAATATTCTAGTAACCATGAACTACAAACCCCTAGAATAGTAGCACATTTTCATGAATGGCAAGCGGGTGTTGGCTTGATCGCGTTACGGACTCGACATGTAGAAATTGCTACAGTTTTCACAACACACGCTACACTCTTAGGCCGTTACCTGTGTGCTGGTAATACAGATTTCTATAACAATTTGGATAAGTTTGCAGTAGATGAAGAAGCGGGAAAACGACAAATTTACCACCGATATTGTATTGAAAGAGCCGCAACTCACTTATCTCATGTGTTTACGACAGTATCTGAAATTACGGGATATGAAGCAGAGCATTTACTGAAGCGAAAACCGGATATCATAACTCCGAATGGTCtgaatgttaaaaaattttccGCCATAcacgaatttcaaaatttgcatgCAGTtgcgaaagaaaaaataaatgaattcgtTCGGGGACATTTTTATgg acATATGGATTTTGATTTAGATAAGacgctttatttttttattgctggaCGCTATGAATTCGGAAATAAAGGGGCTGATATATTTATAGAATCGTTGGCTCGGCTCAATGCCATGCTAAAACACGAAAAGCCTGATACGACTGTTGTCGCGTTCCTCATTTTTCCGaccaaagtaaataattttaatgttgattCCCTACGTGGGCACGCAGTTATTAAACAATTGCGCGATACCATCAACAACGTGCAAAATTCTATTGGGAAACGTATGTTTGATTCTTGCGTAAAAGGCCATATTCCTAGCCCAGATGAACTTCTTACTAAGGATGATTTAGTTAAAATTAAGCGATGTATGTTCGCGATGCAGAGAGATTCAATGCCACCTGTAACAACGCACAATATA GTTGATGACTGGAATGATCCTGTTTTGAGCGCTATTCGCCgctgtaatttatttaactcGGTACATGATAGGGTGAAAATGGTTTTCCATCCAGAGTTTTTAACTTCTACAAACCCTCTTTTTGGCATTGATTATGAAGAATTTGTACGTGGCTGCCATTTAGGAGTATTTCCTTCGTACTATGAACCTTGGGGATACACTCCAGCAGAGTGTACAGTGATGGGTATCCCAAGTATAACTACAAACTTGTCTGGCTTTGGTTGTTTTATGAACGAGCATATTTGTGACCCGAAGTCATACGGTATATATATTGTTGATCGTCGATACATTGGATTAGAGAACAGTGTTCAACAACTTTCGGGATTTATGATGGAGTTTTCAAGATTAAATCGACGACAACGCATAATACAGAGAAATCGTACAGAACGTCTGAGTGATCTTTTAGATTGGAGAACCTTAGGAATT tattaCCGCCAAGCTAGAGTTAAGGCACTACAAGCAGTATACCCTGATTATGTGGATGAAGGATCACTGTACAGTTCACGCAGTACACTGAATTTTTCGCGGCCTTTTAGTGAACCACCAAGCCCTACTTCTTCCA GACACACAACACCTGCTCCATCAGTACATGGCTCTGACGATGAAGATTCCGTAGATGATGAAAAAGAATTGAAGGAATTGGGAATTAAGTAA